One window of the Pieris brassicae chromosome 4, ilPieBrab1.1, whole genome shotgun sequence genome contains the following:
- the LOC123708495 gene encoding 39S ribosomal protein L21, mitochondrial, with protein MSFFRAGLQKLASVFRSSNQCGILSKSITNNAPVATQYVSNTASDIITSCNKLIEERSSRNFAIVHLLGKQWRVTDGDLLVVEGYWPPNIGDKITLDKVLLAATKDLSLIGRPIVQPGLVTVTATIISKGLSHTRTHFKKKRRKQFMRINFQRAQQTILRINSVVINNKINEPANNVF; from the exons atgtcctTCTTCAGGGCTGGATTGCAGAAGCTTGCAAGCGTCTTTCGTAGTAGTAACCAAT gTGGAATTCTTTCAAAATCTATAACAAATAATGCTCCTGTGGCTACTCAATATGTTTCGAATACCGCCTCAGATATCATAACATCTTGTAACAAATTAATAGAAGAAAGATCATCTCGCAACTTTGCTATTGTCCATTTGCTTGGTAAACAATGGAGAGTCACAGATGGAGACTTGCTAGTTGTTGAAGGTTACTGGCCACCAAATATTGGTGACAAAATAACACTAGATAAGGTTTTACTTGCTGCAACAAAAGACTTATCCCTCATAGGAAGGCCAATTGTTCAACCCGGTTTAGTCACAGTCACAGCAACTATAATATCTAAAGGTTTATCACATACTAGAACACACTTTAAAAAGAAGAGAAGGAAGCAATTTATGAGGATAAATTTTCAAAGAGCACAACAGACAATATTAAGAATCAATTCTGttgttattaacaataaaatcaatgaACCTGCAAATAATGTATTCTAA
- the LOC123709002 gene encoding regulator of telomere elongation helicase 1 homolog — MPEEMICGIPVNFPFEPYDVQKSYMRKVIESLQNNTNALLESPTGTGKTLCLLCSSIAWLMVKKAQLQMNAQLGNFTEHSGVDSLQEILKTGAGKNKENTAWGMPKIIYSSRTHSQLSQAMQELKRSNYRHVKAAVLGSRDQMCIHPEVSKESNNMNKVHMCQLRVKSRTCHFYNNVESKKDDRSVKGDVILDIEDLVTVGKKLKCCPYYLSKELKQEADIVFMPYNYLLDPKSRKANGVELLNNVIILDEAHNVEKMCEESASLQIRTTDVALCIDEITHIMRSFVENSEENLDTTAEAIDTNQVKDFTCEDLCILKEIMLAFEKGIDEIEVGNEGSTYPGGFIFELLAKAEIKDHNQMSVISLIENLIQFLSTASASPFQRKGVGLQKMADLLNVVFSGTTNSYKERVKMCYKVHIQIEEKKNNKKTDSWGALKSVTSKPSERVLSYWCFSPGFGMKQLIDQNVRSIILTSGTLAPLKPLISELGIPIGVQLENPHIVKSNQICVKIISQGPDSVMLNSNYQNRDNPKYISSLGRTILSFSRVIPDGLLVFFPSYPIMTKCQELWQAEGIWSSINNIKPIFVEPQRKDTFNSIINDYYGKISDPNTRGACFMAVCRGKVSEGLDFADMNGRAVIITGLPFPPLKDPRIILKKKYLEELRMKEKDFLSGDEWYSLEATRAVNQAIGRVIRHKNDYGAILLCDSRFNSPKLKGQLSAWLRDYISSSNKFGEGISEVCRFFKSAESTLPSPKLKPLMPNEGKFYNDSAKSITGVSFSTVNCRPILKTNKKSVCQYPNSNEVYANFSMDFYKNAQSSSYVNEFKPKEAKELFNALDSSSESSQIPTTVAIHKRHSEDIDMPIIRKKKLKIKAFGFEENLNKTEVSDIIQMDKVAPTSLMDFVKEIKTFLDNEQYKQFQISISNYKKTGEYQIFLNTLTIIFRNKKLLYLFKGMKRFLNEEHKTQFQEYCDNLKLPS; from the coding sequence ATGCCCGAGGAAATGATTTGTGGTATTCCCGTTAACTTTCCTTTTGAGCCGTATGATGTGCAGAAATCTTATATGCGTAAAGTTATTGAGagcttacaaaataataccAATGCTTTGTTAGAATCTCCCACTGGTACTGGAAAAACACTGTGTCTACTATGCTCTTCAATAGCTTGGCTGATGGTTAAAAAAGCACAACTTCAAATGAACGCACAACTTGGTAATTTTACGGAACACAGTGGCGTTGATTCTCTGCAAGAAATCCTCAAGACAGGAGCCGGaaaaaataaggaaaatacAGCATGGGGCATgcctaaaattatatactctTCGCGTACACATTCACAACTTAGTCAGGCTATGCAAGAACTTAAGAGATCAAACTACAGACATGTTAAGGCTGCTGTGTTGGGTTCCAGAGATCAAATGTGCATTCATCCAGAAGTCTCAAAGGAAagtaataatatgaataaagtacACATGTGTCAGCTAAGGGTAAAATCAAGAACAtgtcatttttataacaatgtgGAATCCAAAAAAGATGATCGATCTGTAAAAGGAGATGTAATATTAGATATTGAAGATCTTGTAACTGTGGGTAAAAAGTTAAAGTGTTGCccatattatttatctaaggAATTAAAACAGGAAGctgatattgtttttatgccatataattatttgttagatCCAAAATCAAGGAAAGCTAATGGGGtagaacttttaaataatgttattattttagatgaaGCACATAATGTTGAGAAAATGTGTGAAGAATCAGCTTCACTACAGATAAGAACTACTGATGTTGCCTTGTGCATTGATGAAATCACTCATATCATGAGATCATTTGTAGAAAATTCTGAGGAAAATTTGGATACAACTGCAGAAGCTATAGATACTAATCAAGTAAAGGATTTTACTTGTGAAGATTTGTGTATATTGAAAGAAATTATGTTAGCTTTCGAAAAGGGAATTGATGAGATTGAGGTTGGCAATGAAGGTTCAACATATCCTGGTGGTTTTATATTTGAGTTACTAGCTAAAGCAGAAATTAAGGATCATAACCAAATGTCAGTGATATCGCTTATAGAGAACCTAATACAGTTTTTATCTACAGCAAGTGCATCACCATTTCAACGTAAAGGTGTTGGACTGCAGAAAATGGCTGACCTATTAAATGTTGTCTTTAGTGGTACTACTAATTCTTATAAGGAAAGAGTTAAAATGTGTTATAAAGTGCACATCCAAatagaagaaaagaaaaataacaagaaGACGGACAGCTGGGGTGCCTTAAAATCAGTTACATCAAAACCATCAGAGAGAGTTTTGAGCTATTGGTGCTTCAGTCCTGGATTTGGAATGAAGCAGCTTATAGATCAAAATGTCAGAAGCATAATCTTAACAAGTGGTACACTAGCACCATTAAAACCATTGATTTCTGAACTTGGTATCCCCATTGGTGTTCAATTAGAAAATCCTCACATAgttaaatcaaatcaaatttgtGTCAAAATTATAAGTCAAGGTCCTGATTCTGTTATGCTCAATTCAAACTACCAAAATAGAGATAAtcctaaatatatatcatcATTAGGAAGAACAATCCTTAGTTTCTCTCGTGTTATACCTGATGGCTTATTGGTGTTTTTTCCTTCTTATCCTATAATGACTAAATGTCAAGAACTGTGGCAGGCAGAAGGTATATGGTCCagcataaataatattaagccAATTTTCGTAGAACCTCAACGTAAGGAtacttttaattcaattatcaaTGACTATTATGGTAAAATAAGTGATCCTAATACTAGAGGTGCTTGTTTCATGGCAGTCTGTAGAGGAAAAGTATCTGAAGGTCTAGATTTTGCAGATATGAATGGAAGAGCTGTAATAATAACTGGTTTACCTTTTCCACCATTGAAAGATcctagaattatattaaagaaaaagtatttGGAAGAACTAAGGATGAAGGAAAAGGACTTTCTTTCAGGGGATGAATGGTATTCTTTAGAAGCGACACGAGCTGTAAATCAAGCAATTGGTAGAGTTATAAGgcataaaaatgattatggAGCTATCTTACTGTGTGATAGTAGGTTCAATAGTCCAAAACTAAAGGGCCAACTTTCTGCATGGTTAAGAGATTATATAAGTTCATCAAATAAATTTGGGGAGGGAATTAGTGAAGtttgtagattttttaaaagtgcTGAATCAACATTACCGTCACCAAAATTAAAACCTTTAATGCCAAATGAAGGAAAATTTTACAATGACAGTGCTAAAAGTATTACTGGTGTATCATTCTCAACAGTAAATTGCagaccaattcttaaaacaaataagaaatcTGTCTGCCAATATCCTAATTCTAATGAAGTTTATGCCAATTTTTCTATGGACTTTTACAAGAATGCTCAATCATCATCATATGTAAATGAGTTCAAACCAAAAGAAGCAAAGGAATTATTTAATGCTTTAGATAGTAGTAGTGAATCATCACAAATACCTACAACAGTGGCTATACATAAAAGACATTCTGAAGACATTGATATGccaataattagaaaaaagaaattgaaaataaaagcttttgGGTTTGAAGAGAACTTAAACAAAACTGAAGTTTCAGATATCATACAAATGGATAAAGTTGCCCCCACATCGCTGATGGACTTTGTAAAGgagataaaaacttttttagacAATGagcaatataaacaatttcagaTATCTATCTCAAATTATAAGAAGACAGGAGAATAtcaaatctttttaaatacattaaccattatatttagaaataaaaaactattatatttatttaaaggaatgaaaagatttttaaatgaagaacACAAAACACAATTTCAGGAATATTGTGATAACTTAAAACTTCCTagttaa